The Sus scrofa isolate TJ Tabasco breed Duroc chromosome 6, Sscrofa11.1, whole genome shotgun sequence region GCAGAAGGCTGGGCGAGGAAGCAGCCCCCAGGCTCTCTGGGGTTCACCAGCACAGACCCAATTTCCTCCCATTTCTCCCTTAAACGTGCCTACCTGTGACCCCAATTCTATTGCCTTCAAGAAGGGTGCTGAGGACAGTAGTGTCTCAGGAAACAGAGGGGGGCCCCCTCAGCCCCCGTGGTGCCTGCTGCGCGTGGGCAGCGGGCCTGCTTGCAGTCGGGCACGGGCTGAAGCCAAAGTCTCCTCCCCTCTGGGGAGCCCGGCTGCCACATCCGGCCTGGCTCTGAGCTGGGCTCCCCTGTCCCACTGTCCCGCGTACCTGAATTTCTGGACCTgacttctgtcttctctctcgCCTGCTACCTACTTGACACTGcctgcccctggccttgcttgggaaAAGGCTGTGGAGTTAAACCAAATTGCACTGAGACTTCCATAGGCAGGAGAAGCTATGCCAGCCCCCCCGGCTCTCTCTAAGCCTCCAGGAAGAACTGGCTTCTTACTGTAGGCGGAGGGCTGTCTGTCATCGGTCCCCTCTGGCAAGAGGCTTGGGAGCTGGAAGATGAATGGCCTGAACTCTGCAGAGCCCCTCCTCTGGGGGGCTGGTGACAGCTGATTGAGGGGAGGCGGGGAAATGAGCCTGGACACGTTGGCCCAGAGCTGAGAGACAGAGGACTCAGAGGAGACTCGGAGAGGCCCGCTGGGAAGCGGTCGGATCCCACCTGACCATGGGCGCTGGCCCTTGTCTGCCTAGCATGGTGAAGATGGAATCGGACTGTTCCCAGAGCGGAACCAGCCTCCCTGGGAGGTTGGGGGCCCAACCGCAAGTCAGCGGTAAGAGCACAATGCGGAGGGAGGCAGGACGTATGGGTTTGGGACCGGGCACCCTCAGGTCAAGGGGCCTGCTGTCCCTGTGGAATGGCCCCAGGGTCCAAACAAGGCTGGGAACGACTGGGGACCCACACGACCAGAGGCAGAGAGACCTCGCAGAGGGTAAGTGGGCTTTCGGGGCAAATGCAACGTGAGGGTGGGAGGTTGTGAAGCTCAGTGGTAACGCTGGCCTAGCCAGGGGAGAGCTTCCCCTACCCAGGAGCTAAGGGACGGTCCCACAGGGGCTGCTGAGGGACTGAGGAAGGACCTGCAGCCTGCGGAACTGAAGGCAGGTAGCAGACACATCAGCTCCCGGCGTCTGGGCCGGTGACCTTCCCGTCTCCCGCTTTCTGGGAATTCTCAATGCTTCCTTTTGtgtgttttaattcttttggccgcgcctgcagcaagtggaagttcctgggccaggaactgaaccggagctgcagctgcaaccgacgccacagctgcagcaacaccggatcctcaacccgtggcgccccaagggaactccctctcaggGCTTCTTCTGAAAGGCTCCCACTTGTTCTTTGCCCGCTTCGGGGGAAGGGGCTGCCTTGGAagccgagcagggccagggcaagAGGGGACGGGGCGGGTGCACAGGGAGCTCACCACTCGCTCCTTGTAGACGATGTACTTCAGCCACTTGAAGTCCTGCCACTTGAAGCCAGCGAGGACGAAGAGAGAATCGCGTTCGTATTGCTCGGGCCGCTGCATGGCGCCCTCGGGGTAGGTGATGCGTAGTGTGGTTTTGCTGCCCACGTCCTTCTCGAAGCCTTTCACTGGCGCCGAGTTCAGTCTGCGGAGAGCAGACCCCATCAGAGCCCGCCTCGGGGGCACCGCGTGTGGTCTGGAGGCCTCTGTGGCGGGGAGGCGGCAGGACCCCAGGATACGCCAGGTGCAGAGGGTAGGGGAGCCCAGGCCACCTGGTGGCACCTGGCTTTCTGTTCCAAAGGCCTCCAACCCAGGCTTCTTGAAGTTTCTACTGAGCTCCAGCCTGACGGTCCAGATGGAGAGTTCTCAGTGGGCTCAGGGACCAGAGTTTGGGCCCTGCTTGGGGGGGCTCACCTGACCACAATGTCATAGTCATCAATTCGTGACCCCAGAGACTTGTTGGCGAGGACACCTCCGTTGCCCACGATGATGCAGCGGCGGCAGCTGAGGCtgaggggacagaggcagagacgTCTGGCGAGCTGTCCCAGGTCTCCTCTGAGCCCCGCCCTCTGGCCCCTGACCTCACTGCCTCGGCCAGGCACAGGCTGGGCCGAAGGAAGACCAGTGGCCTTCCGGCAGCATATCTGAGCGCCCAGAACCATGCTGCAGAGGGCTGAGCAGCTCGGGCTCTCAGATGCCCCTGCGCCCTGACGCTTCTCTGGGAAAACCTGGGTGTGGAAGGGGCCTGGGCACCAGGTCTCAGGtggtgaggaagggagggaagctgGCGTCCTGGGTTAAAGACTCCCCAAGATTTAGGCAGCTTCAGGGGAGAGGGAAAAGTGGGCTGAGCTCGAGGGCTACGCCAGAAAAGTGAGAACAGAACGGGCCTGGAGGCTCCAGGACTCAAGGCTGGACTTGATTTTAACTCAGAAGCCCCCATGCAGCCGGGAGTGATCTGTCTATTCATTTTGCTTCTCCCCCCTCTGAGGCTCGGGCTCCCCCCGTCCAGGATCTGTTGCTTGAGCGCTATGTCACCGCGTCTTGGACTGAAGCCCCTCCAGCTGCCCCAGCCCCAACACTGAGCtcatcctggcccaggaagtccagTCCGAGGGGAGATGCCCTGCCAACTGCTTCCAGCCCACGGGTGTGGCCGGCCCGGCGCAACGGCCCCACTCATCTGCTCACCCAGGcggtgtgtgtgcacatgcgtgcgGACGTGTGGGTGCGCTAGACAAGGTGCCCAGGTCCAGGCAAGGCCAGCGGGGCCTCTGCATCTCTGCACATGCCAGGCAGCCGAGCGCCAGGAGGCTGGGCAGCGAGGGGCTCACCTGTCCAAGGCCGGGGTCAGGCGGTACTCTTTGGTGACGGACAGGATGGCTTTGATCAGATTGTCTGTGGACAGAGAAGGGCGGTCACGGTTAGAGGGTCACTTAAGTCCCCATAAGATGTTCGCTGAGGTGCCGATTTCAAGGCACCTGCTTGGGGGGCTAAGCGGGAtgggaaggtggaggagggaaCTCCGGGCACAGGGCTGGGCCACTTTCTCCCTGAGAAAGGAGACGGAGGCAGCAGAGGCGGGCACGCACACCTGTGCCTGGCCCCGGGCCCGAGCCCCAGCACACAGCTCGCTCCTTAGGCTTCCCTGGCCCTCTCCTGGACCTCCCACCTGGCTTTTGGAGGCTCTGCCGTCAGGCCCCAGGGACGGGCATCCCAGGTGTGGGCCTTGCCTGGAAGCTGGGGCATCTCGGTCTCCCCCAGAGACCCCACGCTCCCTTCTGTGCCCCCGCCGAGCAGATAGCTGGGGGCAAGTGAGGAGACAACCAGTGGAAGAGCCAGCGTGGTCCCCGCCAACTGCCCAGGTCAGGCCACCCCGCCTCCTTTTCTGATACCTTCCTCCCTCCGACCGGCTGATCTCTAATCCTGTCTTGCCAGGCTGTCTCTACCTCCTTACCTCTTCGAGCCCTGGGGCCCGGCATCTGCCCACCTGCTCTCCGCTCTCAGGCTGCCCCCAGCAAGGGCCCCGGGACCTCTGCGCCTCCGACCTTGTGACCATAACCAGACCCCATCCTCCCAGCCTCTGTCTGGCTTTGGCCACGATGACTGCTCTCTTTTCAAACGCTGGTATAATGCGAGCATTATAATAGAACGGATTATGCTATCAGCTTTGGACTCAAAATTCTGGCTCTGTTGCTTATGAGCTCTGGGACCTTCGATCAACCAACCACTCACTTTCTTTGagatttagtttcctcatctttgttGTCTTTCgttctcttcctttttggggccgcacccgtggcagaGGGAGGtgcccaggcgaggggtcacattggagctagagcggccggcctgtgccacagccgcagtaacacAGCATCTGgttgcctctgcgacctacaccaccgctcctggccatgccggatccttagcccactgagtgaggggtcaaacccgtgtcctcatggataacagtcgggtttgttaccactgagccccaaggggaacgCCTAGCGCCCCCATCTTTCAAACGATCGTAGTTCCTACTGTGCAGAGTTCTTAGGAAGATAAAAGATAAGGTACACAAAGACCTACAGACAAGGTGAGGTGGCACGACCACAGCAGAGAGCGTCTTAACATCCAGGAAAGGCGGAGCTGCGCATGACTCTACTCTTAGCTGGAGCATCAGAAAACTCCCACGCCTGTTTAAGAAGCCTTGGGCATGAATGTTCTCTGCAGAACCGTTTGTTAGAGCAAAGTGTTGGAGGCAAAACCTAAATGTCTCCCCAAGTCAAACAGACGAAATGCGCTCTGTGGATACTACAAAGTGGCTACAAAATCAAGGACCCGGAGTTACATGTACGAATACAGACACATTCGCAAAGCATAAGCCAAAACAtcaatttgaaaaatacacacatgcatatatacaataCTGCTGGTAAAGTTCAAAACCGTGCCCAAACCATGCCCCATTTTTAATGGATCTATAAATATGCTGTAGAAATACATAAACTGGCACAGAGGGATAATAACATTGCTACCAGGATATGGGTCTCCTGGGGAAGCAGGGGAATGGAGGGGGAAGGGGGCCATGGAACTCGGATCGTGTCTCAAGTTTTCTGAAGCTGGGTAGGGAGTACATGGGTGCTCATTAGATTggtctttatgccttttttatatgcttgaaatatttcatgtaaTAAACGGATGCCtccaaaatgaaacaacaacCTCGTGATGGTTTTAAAACACGAGGTGGACAACACGGTCAGGTGCAGCCAAGAGGTCAAGTTCGGACTGGAAAGTGCCCTCTGGATCTCTTGGGGGCACCGCGAAGCGGCACtgaaggggtgaggggaggagagagtCCTCAGGAGTaaatggggagggagaggagacgGAGGCTACAGGCCATCTTCCCAGAGGTCAAATGAGAGAAGGGCAAGGAAACAAGCCTTTAAGGGACAGTCTATACTAAGTGTCTTCAGACACACTTTATGGTGCCTTCGGGGGAAGGCCACTGATCCCCTCCTTTCCCACCTCCAATTCCACCTCTGAGGAAAAGCAGATTGTTACTAACTGGTCAAGGTCAAGGACATGGATTGGGGTTTGTTATCTAGGAGGGAACCCGAGCAGAAGCGCCATAAACCATTGGGGGCTCTTTCTTGCTGGCCAGTGGGCTGTGTATTGGCCCTTCCTGCCCCTTGTAGCTTAGTAGGATCAGAATCTCAAGTGAGGATTTAGGAGAAAAGTTAGGCTGCTTGGCTACCGGCAGCCAGGATAAAGGAGTTCTTTGCAGGGTTCAACCCAATCCGCTAGATGCGTCCTTGGAGGTTTAATGGCAAAGCTCCAGCTCAAGAGCCTCCCTTTGCTGGTCGCTGTCTTTTCAGGGAGGGGTGGGCTGGCTGAGTAGAGGGCTTGAACATTCTTGAGTCTTCTGGTCAAATGCTATCACACGTAACAGTTATCTAATCCTGACCACACCTAAACCAATGGTATTCTTCTTTCAATTTAACTGATGAAAAAAACTAGAGCACAGAGAGACGAGTAACTTATCCACAGCAACAGTTAGCAAAGAGATAATACTGGGATCTGGTCCTCTGTCTGACCCTAAAGCCCAAACTCTACCCTGCCATGAAACAGCACGGGTGAGGTCCCTAAGGCAATGGAAGGGGACATTTCTGAGAGTACAAGGGGAAAGGCCAGCCCGAGGACAGGATGAGAAAGGACTGGAGGGGAGGCAAGGTTAGGGTAAGAAACACCAGGAGGGGatgagggaggggcctgggggtggTCGTAGGGCACGGAGGGCCTTTATTTTCTCTGGGACTCCCCCCTCAGACCTAGTTCTCTGGCGCCGATGCCTCTGGCACCCTCTTCTGTGACCTCACAGCACTGTGTCCTTCCCTCATCAGAATCCGTACTGTCCTGCCCTCGAGGCACCTGTGTCTGCATTAGACGGGAGCTTTCTGAGGATGGGGACCACGCTGGCTTACCTCCTTGTTGTGTGCCTGGCCCCTGGCAAAGTGGTGGGCTTTGAACATTCCACTAAAGTTAGCAAAAAGGAagggcagggaagaggggagaggctGATGAGAGGGGTGGATCCCCAGCAGAGACACTTCTGAGGGTATAGCCCTGGCCTGAGGTGCAGGGGCATGGTCCAGGGCATGCGATGTTCATGCAGAGTGGGGCAGGGGTCCCAACATACCTTGACCTTTGATCCCAAAAGGCGGCACAAATTCCCGGATCCTGGCCCACTTTCGGAAGGAGTCATCCAGGAACATGGGTGCTGGTTTGGAGAACCTGGAATATAATGGGGCTGGTGAGGGGTCCCCAGGTGCACTGGCTGCAGTGCTGGTTGGCTCTTCTGTCCATCCGTCCTGGCTGTGCATCTGCCAGAAGCCACCCTCCACGTTCTggcacccccttccccaccccgccTGCTCACTGGGTGGCTGCTGTGTGGGGTCTGCCAGGTCTTGTTCAGCAGAGCCTGGCTTCGGAGCAGCAGGCCTGCCTAGTCCTTATGTGGccagtggggcgggggggagagacAAGATGCACTTAGCAGGGATTACGACGCAGAGCGGGAGGCTCTCTGGCAGGTTATCCAGGCGTGCATCCATCAAACAGTCACTGCTGTCTGCGAACACGGAGAGACCCTGTTCAGCTGAGCAGAAAAACACCCCAAATACAGTCAGGGCAGAGAAGCAGAATTGGGGAGATGGACCACCCAGGGTGAGCAGGAAAGAGAACTCATGGCGAGAGGGCGAAGCAGATGAACAGCCATAGGAGCTagagggttattttttttttttatgttttattgaagtatagttaatttataaggttgtgtaatttctgctgtacaacaaagtgacccggtcactTTGTACAGAGAAAAATCACAGTATCCTGTGGCTGGGAGGAAGGGCCTTGGGGAGGCTTCAGACAAGCAGCAGCCTGAGCACTTTTGCTGGCAGAGAGCGGGGGACAGAGGGGACACTGAGCTCcccgggaggtgggggagggacatgGGCTTATGGGGAGAGGGAATTTTGGCAGAGAAAGatgggagggaaagggggagaggtggAAGCAAGAGGTGATGCTGAGCTGTGAGGAGAAGAGGCAAGCCTCGCTCTTCCTGGGAAGCTGAGGAGCGGGCAGGGCAGCGGGCACTGCGGGGGATGTGTGCATCGGAGGGATGCCGAAGGAAGCAGGtgcagagaggcaggaggaacCGAGCTCTTCAGAGATGCTTGGACAACATGACTTCACTTGGAACCTAGCACCTTGCTTTTGAGGCCTTTTCAGCGCACCCGGCAGCCTGGGCCGAGGCCAGCACCTGGTCACTTACTACAGCAAGTTCGCCTTGCTGTGGGGTCTGCTCAGGGCCTCCCTGACCGAGAATGAATGTGCGGAGGCCCAGACCTGGGtggctgtctctgtctctgtgtcttttcttttctttttttcttttggtggcgggagtcagggatcgaagccgcaccACCtccgtgacaatgccagctcctcaacctgctgagctgccggggaactcctgtctctgttTTTACCAGCCTGAATCAGCCCCACGGACAAACTGAAGACTGGAGGAGAGGCCCGTCCAGCCCAGAAGTCAGAACTCAGGCCTCCCGACGAAACTCAGGCCTCAGCATCCGGTTCTCATCCCCATCACCACTGACCAGCACGAGTACCAAACCCGGGGGGTAACATCGGCAACGGCTCAGAGGTCCAGCATAGGAAAGGTTTTGAAGCGAACTTGAAAGAGGCAGGAAACCGTCCGTGctgctccctccccatcccttgcTGCTTGGGAAGAAGCTGTCAGCAGCGGAAGCATGGAAGACCATTCCCGAAGGGCGGCTTTTGCTTCCAGGCTCCAGGGTTGGCGCACCTCTCGGCTGTGTACGGGGGTCACGCACATGCCTCACACCTGGGACACGCATACATTTGATGTTTTACCAGAGTCCCCAAGTGTCCTGGCCAGAGTCCACAAGGTCCCCGGATAAGCCTCAGGCAAGAACCCTCCTGTGTCAGGACTGAGTTTATGAAAGTTTTGCAGGTTCTCGGTCAGGCTTGGACAGGATTTCTACCTGCTTCTCAATAGGCCATGGATGTCACGTGCCAGCTAAATCTCCTACAATCTAGCTAAATGGTCCCAacgtatttttttccttgtcctctcccttcccccgCAGTTGACTGGAAAGTTCATTAtgttaatttttacttaaaacacttatttttagTGTTGTTCGTAATATGtgttaattttggaaaaaagacagaggcacacacacatgcccgtgcgtacacacacacacacacacacacacacacgcaaatacCCATAATCCTACAACACAGAGACAATTAACCTGTTGGTATATATATCCATGCCAACAGGTTAATTGtcccacattattttttaaatattttccttttctcggagttcccatcatggctcagtggttaacgaatccgactaggaaccatgaggttgcgggttcgatccctggccttgctcagtgggttaaggatctggtgttgctgtgagctgtggtgtaggttgcagacgcggctcggatcccacgttactgtggctctggtgtaggccggtggctacagctccgattcgactcctagcctggaaacctccatgtgccacgggagcagcccaagaaatggcaaaaagacaaaaaaaaaaaaaaattttccttttcccatagtattttttaaattgttccgTAGGCCATGTTTTTCACCTTATAATACTATGAATACATTGCTGTGCAAAGGGACAGAGGAAAAGCCATAAGCTGCTGGTAACACGACAAAAACTGCCCCCTCAAAATCAAATGTATGAGgacacacaaatgaaaaaatctGTTGAGACCATTCGATTTTCCATTTACACCCCTGAAGCTGATACCCTTGTTCACAGTGATATTAACATAATCATTTGCTTTACCCCAATGCAGCCTCGCGTAGAGGTACCCATGGAAAACACACAGAAGCGTCTCAGCATGAGGATACCAGTGTCACCACTATAACACAATCGTTACTGAGAACAACTTGAAGCTTCTCTGCTATTCTTTTTTGCCTTGGGG contains the following coding sequences:
- the ST3GAL3 gene encoding CMP-N-acetylneuraminate-beta-1,4-galactoside alpha-2,3-sialyltransferase isoform X8, with the protein product MTAIFPRFSKPAPMFLDDSFRKWARIREFVPPFGIKGQDNLIKAILSVTKEYRLTPALDSLSCRRCIIVGNGGVLANKSLGSRIDDYDIVVRLNSAPVKGFEKDVGSKTTLRITYPEGAMQRPEQYERDSLFVLAGFKWQDFKWLKYIVYKERVSASDGFWKSVATRVPKEPPEIRILNPYFIQEAAFTLIGLPFNNGLMGRGNIPTLGSVAVTMALHGCDEVAVAGFGYDMSTPNAPLHYYETVRMAAIKESWTHNIQREKEFLQKLVKARVITDLTSGI